From one Brachypodium distachyon strain Bd21 chromosome 4, Brachypodium_distachyon_v3.0, whole genome shotgun sequence genomic stretch:
- the LOC100834540 gene encoding uncharacterized protein LOC100834540, which translates to MEHAMESSGKGAMSATLLSLFGGMSTASDKHSAPAAYDDDDNDDDSKISWLRSQLIGKDAEFTTPFGRRLLTYADQTASGRSLHYIEDYLINEVLPFYGNTHTEDSHVGSKTTRLVSKAARYVKRCTGAGPGDALIFSGAGSTAAIKRLQEIIGVALPSVEMRERVRAGMREEERWVVFVGPYEHHSNLLSWRQSLAQVVEIGVDKDGLVDVGALRRALGSQEYANRPMLGSFSACSNVTGILTDTRELARVLHRHGAFACFDFAASGPYVKIDMKSGEIEGYDAVFLSPHKFVGGPSTPGILLMNKSLYKLSSQPPSTCGGGTVSYVNGFNEDDTLYYDDIEEREDAGTPPIVQKIRASLAFWVKEHVGYDTMGLRERVYSEMAMKRLLQNPNVRVLGNTSVERLPIFSFLIYPAVPDSLFHGFDHESCGYDELLENARRKQQLPLHGRFVTRLLNDLFGIQARGGCACAGPYGHLLLDVSKELSLRLRSAILQGYRGLKPGWTRLSFSYYLSKDEFKFILSAIEFIAAYGHRFLPLYRFDWITGDWTFRKQAIKYHIMKEELSLGAEPLKRQDGLAKVADKFEKFEGNHKRFGSYLEIAKKIALSLPDIKQQIVSVPKGVDPDLVLFHF; encoded by the exons ATGGAACACGCCATGGAGTCCTCCGGCAAGGGCGCCATGAGCGCCACCCTGCTGAGCCTCTTCGGCGGCATGTCGACAGCATCCGATAAACACTCAGCACCCGCTGCCTACGACGACGatgacaacgacgacgactccAAAATCTCATGGCTCCGTTCCCAGCTGATCGGCAAGGACGCCGAGTTCACCACCCCCTTCGGCCGGCGTCTCCTAACCTACGCCGACCAGACGGCCTCAGGCCGCAGCCTCCATTACATCGAGGACTACCTCATAAACGAAGTGCTCCCGTTCTACGGGAACACGCACACGGAGGACAGCCACGTGGGGAGCAAGACGACGCGCCTGGTCAGCAAGGCCGCCCGCTACGTCAAGCGCTGCACGGGCGCGGGGCCCGGGGACGCGctcatcttctccggcgccggctccaccgccgccatcaagCGCCTCCAGGAGATCATCGGCGTCGCCCTGCCCTCCGTCGAGATGCGCGAGAGGGTCAGGGCCGGGAtgcgggaagaagagaggTGGGTGGTCTTTGTTGGGCCGTATGAGCACCACTCGAACTTGCTGTCGTGGCGGCAGAGCCTGGCCCAGGTTGTGGAGATCGGCGTTGATAAGGATGGGCTCGTCGATGTCGGCGCGCTGCGGCGGGCCTTGGGCTCGCAGGAGTATGCGAACCGGCCCATGCTGGGGTCTTTCTCGGCGTGTAGTAATGTTACCGGGATTTTGACGGACACCCGGGAGCTCGCCCGGGTTCTGCATCGGCATGGGGCGTTTGCTTGCTTCGACTTCGCTGCCAG TGGTCCATATGTCAAGATTGACATGAAGTCCGGCGAAATCGAAGGCTATGACGCCGTCTTCTTGAGCCCACACAAGTTCGTTGGTGGGCCGAGCACTCCAGGCATCCTCCTGATGAACAAATCGCTGTACAAGCTCAGCTCCCAGCCGCCATCGACATGCGGGGGAGGCACCGTGTCCTATGTCAACGGCTTCAACGAGGAT GATACGTTGTACTACGACGACATCGAGGAGCGGGAGGACGCCGGCACGCCGCCGATCGTCCAAAAGATCCGGGCGTCCCTCGCGTTCTGGGTCAAGGAGCACGTCGGGTACGACACCATGGGGCTCCGGGAGCGGGTCTACTCTGAAATGGCCATGAAAAGGCTTCTCCAGAACCCAAATGTCAGGGTGCTGGGAAACACGAGCGTCGAACGCTTACCCATCTTCTCGTTCCTCATCTACCCCGCGGTGCCGGATTCGCTGTTCCATGGCTTTGATCATGAGTCTTGTGGTTATGATGAACTGCTGGAGAATGCCAGGCGCAAGCAGCAGCTGCCCCTCCATGGCCGTTTTGTCACCAGGCTTCTGAACGATCTTTTCGGCATCCAAGCCAGGGGCGGCTGTGCTTGCGCAGGGCCCTATGGTCATCTTTTGCTTGATGTCAGCAAAGAGCtctccctccgtctccggtCTGCTATTCTCCAG GGGTATAGGGGACTGAAGCCAGGATGGACAAGGCTGAGCTTTTCTTACTACCTCTCCAAGGACGAGTTCAAGTTTATCCTCTCCGCCATCGAGTTCATAGCGGCGTACGGCCACCGGTTCCTGCCATTGTACAGATTTGACTGGATCACTGGTGACTGGACCTTCCGTAAACAGGCGATTAAGTACCATATCATGAAGGAGGAGCTATCTCTTGGCGCGGAACCACTGAAGCGTCAGGATGGCCTGGCAAAGGTCGCAGATAAATTTGAGAAGTTTGAGGGCAATCATAAAAGGTTTGGGAGCTACTTGGAAATTGCAAAGAAAATTGCACTCTCCTTGCCAGACATCAAGCAGCAGATTGTCAGCGTCCCCAAAGGAGTAGACCCTGATTTGGTTCTTTTCCATTTCTGA
- the LOC100834840 gene encoding O-fucosyltransferase 38 — MANRRGAPLPTLRLRRLARPPISRCACLLVTSTAALLVLSLHQIARVDLPSPYPPLQVSNDQLWGSNGYGYHACVTPTYKYIAPKESDRYMTVRSNGGLNQMRTGICDMIAVARLVNATLVIPQLDKRSFWQDTSTFKDIFNEPGFIKALEGDVHIVSDLPESLQSAPRARKHFTSWSGASYYEDAKELWKDHKVVHIPKSDSRLANNGLPIDIQRLRCRCLYQALCFSDPIEDLGKKLVERLKSRGKFIALHLRYEKDMLAFTGCTYGLSESEAEELRIMRERTSHWKVKDINSTEQRSGGNCPLTPKEVGMFLRAMGYTKSTWIYLAAGEIYGGDKYMSKLKSYFPNLVSKEVLATKEELEKFKNHASQVAALDYKISVESDVFIPSHSGNMARAVEGHRRFLGHRKTVNPDRRGLVELFGLLEKGELMEGPKLSSLVTEMHKYRQGAPRKRYSSLPGSKGRARARTEESFYENPFPECICLTGKH, encoded by the exons atggcGAACCGCCGAGGAGCGCCTCTGCCCacgctccggctccggcggctcgCCCGGCCTCCGATCTCGCGCTGCGCGTGCCTGCTCGTCACATCCACGGCGGCCCTCCTCGTCCTCTCCCTCCACCAGATCGCCCGCGTCGACCTCCCCAGCCCGTACCCGCCCCTCCAG GTGTCAAATGATCAGCTGTGGGGTTCTAATGGCTACGGTTATCATGCTTGTGTCACACCAACCTATAAATATATTG CTCCAAAAGAGTCGGACCGCTATATGACTGTTAGAAGTAATGGAGGACTCAACCAAATGCGAACTGGA ATCTGTGATATGATTGCAGTGGCCCGCTTGGTGAATGCAACACTTGTTATTCCTCAGTTAGATAAGCGATCTTTTTGGCAAGATACCAG TACATTTAAAGACATCTTCAACGAGCCTGGTTTTATTAAAGCTCTGGAAGGAGATGTCCATATCGTCAGTGACTTGCCTGAAAGTTTGCAATCTGCCCCAAGAGCTCGGAAGCACTTTACTTCATGGTCTGGTGCAAGTTATTATGAGGACGCGAAAGAACTTTGGAAGGATCACAAG GTGGTCCACATCCCGAAATCTGATTCACGGCTTGCTAACAATGGTCTTCCGATTGATATCCAGAGACTGAGATGCCGCTGTCTTTACCAAGCATTGTGTTTTTCAGATCCAATCGAGGACCTTGGAAAG AAGCTTGTGGAGCGTCTAAAATCACGTGGGAAGTTTATTGCTCTTCATCTGCGATATGAAAAAGATATGCTAGCATTCACGGGCTGCACTTATGGTCTGAGTGAATCAGAAGCAGAGGAGTTGAGAATCATGAG AGAGAGAACAAGCCACTGGAAAGTGAAGGACATAAACTCAACTGAACAGAGATCTGGAGGTAATTGTCCACTGACTCCCAAGGAGGTGGGGATGTTTCTACGCGCGATGGGCTATACCAAGTCCACGTGGATCTACCTTGCAGCTGGTGAAATTTATGGCGGTGATAAGTATATGTCAAAATTGAAATCGTACTTTCCAAACTTGGTTAGCAAG GAAGTGCTAGCGACGAAAGAAGAGCTTGAGAAGTTTAAGAATCATGCTTCTCAAGTTGCAGCCCTTGACTACAAAATTTCAGTGGAAAGTGATGTGTTTATTCCATCACACTCTGGTAATATGGCAAGAGCTGTTGAGGGCCATCGTCGATTCCTGGGTCATCGTAAGACCGTGAATCCTGATAG GAGAGGATTGGTGGAACTCTTTGGTTTACTTGAAAAGGGGGAACTTATGGAAGGCCCCAAGCTGTCTTCACTTGTTACTGAAATGCATAAATACAG GCAAGGGGCTCCAAGAAAGAGATATTCTTCCTTGCCAGGGAGCAAGGGCAGAGCACGTGCTAGGACAGAGGAATCATTTTATGAGAACCCATTTCCTGAGTGCATCTGCTTGACTGGGAAGCACTGA
- the LOC100842804 gene encoding psbP domain-containing protein 4, chloroplastic produces MSSALLSFPSSSSSLFLTKQIPAAKGRAAAAVRCSSGPTLSGTHEEESERVALVGRRHALASTAAACGVSVLGFAGDGLAVVKQGLLAGRIPGLSEPDENGWRTYRRPDEKSGGHGVGWSPIIPYSFKVPGGWEETPVSIADLGGTEIDLRFGNPKEGRLSVIVAPTARFADNLDDATIEKIGSPAKVINAFGPEVIGENVEGKVLSTATSEYSGRTYYQFELEPPHIFITATAAGNRLYLFSVTANGLQWKRHYKDLKQIAESFRVV; encoded by the exons ATGAGCAGCGCACTGCTCTCCTTCccaagctcctcctcctctctgtTCCTCACAAAGCAGATCCCCGCTGCCAAGGGAAGGGCAGCTGCAGCTGTGAGGTGCAGCAGCGGGCCCACCCTGTCAGGGACACATGAGGAGGAGAGTGAGAGGGTGGCCTTGGTAGGGAGGAGGCATGCATTAGCTTCTACAGCAGCAGCTTGTGGAGTTTCAGTGCTTGGCTTTGCAGGTGATGGCCTAGCAGTGGTCAAGCAGGGCCTGCTGGCTGGGAGGATCCCTGGGCTGTCTGAACCTGATGAAAATG GTTGGAGAACATACCGTCGGCCAGATGAGAAGTCCGGCGGCCACGGTGTCGGTTGGAGCCCCATCATCCCCTACAGCTTCAAAGTTCCTGGTGGTTGGGAAGAG ACACCGGTGTCGATTGCTGATCTTGGCGGCACAGAGATCGACCTGCGGTTCGGGAACCCTAAGGAGGGCCGATTGTCTGTCATTGTGGCACCCACTGCCAGGTTTGCAG ATAACCTTGACGATGCCACAATCGAAAAGATTGGCTCGCCAGCAAAGGTGATCAACGCCTTTGGACCAGAGGTCATAGGCGAAAATGTGGAAGGGAAGGTCTTGTCCACGGCAACATCGGAATATTCAGGAAGAACTTACTACCAGTTTGAGCTGGAACCACCGCACATCTTCATCACAGCTACTGCTGCTGGGAACAGGCTCTACCTATTCAGTGTAACTGCAAACG GTTTGCAATGGAAGAGGCATTACAAGGATCTGAAGCAAATAGCAGAATCATTCCGTGTAGTTTAA
- the LOC100841893 gene encoding uncharacterized protein LOC100841893: protein MPSLPDAAPAPSVTPADPTADAMSAATLLHLIGATEATSSDSKISWLRSQLIGKDAEFYTPFGRRLLTYADQTASGRSLHYIEDYILNEVLPFYGNTHTEDSHVGGKTTRLVHKAARYVKRCTGAGPGDALIFSGAGATAAIKRLQELIGVSPPCGAGTRERVKAGMREEERWVVFVGPYEHHSNLLSWRQSLAEVVEIGVDEDGLVDVGALRRALGSPEYANRPMLGSFSACSNVTGILTDTRELARVLHQHGAFACFDFAASGPYVKIDMKSGEIDGYDAVFLSPHKFVGGPGTPGILLMNKSLYRLNAQPPSTCGGGTVAYVNGFNEEDTLYYEDIEEREDAGTPPIIQKIRASLAFWVKEYIGYDTMGLRERVYSEMAMKRLLQNPNVKVLGNTSVHRLPIFSFLIYPSLTDKLSGQPVSDTLLENARRKQLPLHGRFVTRLLNDLFGIQARGGCACAGPYGHILLNVDNELSLHIRSAILKGYSGLKPGWTRLSFSYYLSKEEFRFILSAIEFVAAYGHRFLPLYRFDWISGSWTFRKQAVKYHIMMEELSLGTEVSKLQNDQQAKVADKLDMKTEAGHSKFERYLESAKKIALSLPDVSNQIVSIPKGVDPDLVLFHV from the exons ATGCCTTCTCTCCCAGATGCTGCGCCTGCGCCATCCGTGACGCCGGCGGATCCCACGGCGGACGCCATGAGCGCCGCCACCCTACTCCACCTAATCGGCGCCACAGAAGCTACCTCATCAGACTCCAAGATCTCATGGCTCCGTTCCCAGCTAATCGGCAAGGACGCCGAGTTCTACACCCCCTTCGGCCGGCGCCTCCTAACATACGCCGACCAGACGGCCTCAGGCCGCAGCCTCCATTACATCGAGGACTACATCCTCAACGAAGTGCTCCCGTTCTACGGGAACACGCACACGGAGGACAGCCACGTGGGGGGCAAGACGACGCGCCTGGTCCACAAGGCAGCCCGCTACGTCAAGCGCTGCACGGGCGCGGGGCCCGGGGACGCGctcatcttctccggcgccggcgccaccgcggCCATCAAGCGCCTCCAGGAGCTCATCGGCGTGTCCCCGCCCTGCGGCGCCGGGACGCGCGAGAGGGTTAAGGCCGGGATGCGGGAAGAAGAGCGGTGGGTGGTCTTTGTTGGGCCCTATGAGCACCACTCGAATTTGCTGTCGTGGCGGCAGAGCCTGGCGGAGGTTGTGGAGATCGGCGTCGATGAAGATGGGCTCGTCGATGTCGGCGCGCTCAGGCGGGCCTTGGGCTCGCCGGAGTATGCCAACCGGCCCATGCTTGGGTCTTTCTCGGCGTGTAGTAATGTTACTGGGATCTTGACGGAcacccgggagcttgcccgggtTTTGCATCAGCATGGCGCGTTTGCCTGCTTCGACTTCGCTGCCAG CGGTCCGTACGTGAAGATCGACATGAAATCCGGCGAAATCGACGGCTACGACGCCGTCTTCTTGAGCCCTCACAAGTTCGTCGGCGGCCCAGGCACGCCAGGCATCCTCCTGATGAACAAATCTCTCTACAGACTCAATGCTCAGCCCCCCTCCACCTGCGGAGGCGGCACCGTGGCCTATGTCAATGGCTTCAACGAGGAG GACACATTGTACTACGAGGACATCGAGGAGCGGGAGGATGCCGGCACACCGCCAATAATCCAAAAAATCCGTGCATCTCTTGCATTTTGGGTCAAGGAGTACATTGGTTATGACACGATGGGGCTCCGGGAGCGAGTCTACTCTGAAATGGCGATGAAAAGGCTTCTCCAGAACCCAAATGTCAAGGTGCTGGGGAACACAAGCGTTCACCGTCTGCCAATCTTCTCATTCCTGATCTACCCATCACTGACGGATAAACTATCTGGTCAGCCCGTTTCTGATACGCTGTTGGAGAATGCCAGGCGCAAGCAATTGCCTCTCCATGGCCGTTTTGTGACCAGGCTTCTGAACGATCTTTTCGGCATCCAAGCCAGGGGAGGCTGTGCTTGCGCAGGGCCATATGGCCATATCCTGCTCAATGTCGACAACGAGCTCTCCCTTCATATTCGATCCGCTATTCTTAAG GGGTATAGTGGGCTGAAGCCAGGATGGACCAGGCTGAGCTTCTCTTACTACCTCTCAAAGGAGGAGTTCAGGTTCATCCTCTCTGCCATCGAGTTCGTAGCGGCCTATGGCCATCGATTCCTCCCATTGTACAGGTTCGACTGGATCAGCGGCAGCTGGACCTTCAGGAAGCAGGCAGTCAAGTACCACATCATGATGGAGGAACTGTCCCTTGGCACAGAGGTATCCAAGCTTCAGAATGACCAGCAGGCCAAGGTTGCAGATAAGCTGGACATGAAGACCGAGGCTGGTCATAGCAAGTTTGAGAGATACTTGGAGAGTGCCAAGAAAATAGCACTCTCCTTGCCGGATGTTAGTAATCAGATCGTCAGCATTCCAAAAGGAGTTGACCCTGACTTGGTTCTTTTCCATGTGTAG